One Xiphophorus maculatus strain JP 163 A chromosome 9, X_maculatus-5.0-male, whole genome shotgun sequence DNA segment encodes these proteins:
- the LOC102233636 gene encoding repulsive guidance molecule A-like, producing the protein MSHCGFEDTHDSSRSVDEKQSRNSILTEWIGMGRSGPQITAKRQLWYCLAFTMVLLALLFRPAHCQQCRIQRCNADYVASTSPPNGVQEEVALGMNYCIALRAYALCTRRQARSCRGDLVYHSAVFRIKELFSQHNCSSDGPTSSAKVPSTSRPGVSELCDYENRVLLSGSVGQQKKYAHCGLFGDPHLRTFRDEFQTCKVEGAWPLIDNRFLSVQVTNVPVVLGSSATATSKITVIFKTYQGCTEQKVYQATTEDLPLAFQDGTRSGGESSSLTIMERGGSSGVGRQVKIQARYIGTSIIIRRVGSYLTFAIRMPEDTLDFSEDSGGLQLCLHGCPRNELIKEHTLSRQSQQPRLQATNTELGPLRPPHQVYTVERATAKCRETLQVEDLYFQSCVFDLLTTGDPEFSMAAYGALEDLKALPPSKLKQNSPRTPRVLNGGATQTLAATSNGSLLPLLLLTLLQL; encoded by the exons ATGTCCCATTGTGGTTTTGAAGACACACATGATAGCAG CCGCAGCGTCGATGAGAAGCAGTCGAGGAACTCCATTCTAACTGAATGGATTGGCATGGGGAGAAGCGGACCTCAAATCACGGCTAAGCGGCAGCTTTGGTACTGTTTAGCCTTCACGATGGTTTTACTTGCTCTGCTGTTTCGGCCAG ctcaCTGCCAGCAGTGTCGAATCCAGCGGTGCAATGCAGACTACGTGGCTTCAACGTCACCTCCCAATGGCGTTCAGGAAGAAGTGGCTTTGGGTATGAACTACTGCATCGCCTTACGGGCCTACGCACTGTGCACCCGGCGCCAGGCACGCAGTTGCCGGGGTGACCTGGTCTACCACTCGGCCGTTTTCCGTATTAAGGAGCTATTCTCCCAGCATAACTGCTCCAGCGACGGCCCCACCTCCTCCGCCAAGGTGCCCAGCACATCTCGGCCCGGGGTGTCGGAGCTCTGCGACTACGAGAATCGGGTCCTCTTGTCGGGCTCGGTGGGTCAGCAGAAGAAGTACGCCCACTGTGGATTATTTGGAGACCCGCACCTACGGACGTTTCGGGATGAGTTTCAGACCTGCAAAGTGGAGGGGGCATGGCCTCTGATCGACAACCGCTTCCTGTCGGTGCAGGTGACCAACGTCCCCGTTGTCCTGGGCTCCAGTGCAACAGCAACCAGCAAG ATCACGGTGATCTTCAAGACATATCAAGGCTGCACAGAGCAGAAGGTGTACCAGGCCACCACTGAGGACCTGCCTCTGGCCTTTCAGGATGGAACGCGGAGCGGCGGTGAGAGCAGCAGCCTGACCATCATGGAGCGAGGCGGCAGCTCCGGAGTGGGCCGACAGGTGAAGATACAGGCCCGCTACATCGGCACCTCCATCATCATCAGGCGCGTGGGCAGCTACCTGACCTTCGCCATCCGCATGCCGGAGGACACCCTGGACTTTTCCGAGGACAGCGGCGGCTTGCAGCTGTGCCTGCACGGCTGCCCGCGCAACGAGCTCATCAAGGAGCACACGCTGAGCCGCCAGAGCCAGCAGCCCCGCCTGCAGGCCACAAACACAGAGCTGGGTCCTCTGCGGCCCCCGCACCAGGTCTACACGGTGGAGCGCGCTACGGCCAAGTGTAGAGAGACCCTGCAGGTGGAGGACCTGTACTTCCAGTCCTGTGTGTTTGACTTGCTGACAACAGGAGACCCGGAGTTCTCCATGGCGGCGTACGGCGCTCTGGAGGACTTAAAGGCACTGCCGCCCAGTAAGCTGAAGCAAAACTCTCCAAGGACTCCTCGGGTTCTTAACGGAGGAGCAACACAGACACTGGCTGCAACGTCCAACGGCTCCTTGCTGCCACTCCTCCTCCTTACTTTGCTGCAGttgtaa